One stretch of Archocentrus centrarchus isolate MPI-CPG fArcCen1 chromosome 5, fArcCen1, whole genome shotgun sequence DNA includes these proteins:
- the LOC115780219 gene encoding uncharacterized protein LOC115780219 — MNEQIAKYFQRGFTNDEILALLAESHGIIISKRTLERILHKNRLWRRKNKTEVEEVAAFIQAQLENSGQSHGYRWMHQKCWMNGIVTDRETVRLLLRLLDGEGVDLRSRRRLRRRVYHSRGPNYVWHIDGYDKLKPFGIAISGCIDGFSRSVIWLEAYKTNNDPRVIAGYYMDAVIQHGGCPDRVRLDLGTENVHVAQMHRFLHFSDSDSETDHVTFGASTGNQRVERWWLILRSQCVQYWIDLFDKLREDGHFSDSFLDKSLVQFCFLHIIQEELNEVALAWNDHRIRPVHNSRSPHGRPSFMYALPDIYGARDCLQHVNMEKVEACLEECVFKDFPCDEDVFHLCVELMAEHALGFTNDVFDTVDLYVQLRQLMLAQLETLP, encoded by the exons ATGAATGAGCAAATTGCTAAGTACTTTCAGCGAGGATTTACAAACGATGAAATCCTTGCGTTATTAGCTGAATCACATGGCATCATTATCAGCAAACGCACCCTCGAAAGGATCTTACACAAGAACAGACTTTGGCGCAGAAAGAACAAAACTGAGGTGGAAGAGGTGGCGGCTTTTATACAAGCGCAACTGGAAAACTCAGGTCAGTCACATGGATATCGCTGGATGCACcagaagtgttggatgaatgGAATTGtgactgacagagaaacagtTCGTCTTCTGCTCCGTTTACTCGACGGTGAAGGTGTGGATTTAAGGTCCCGTAGACGACTGCGGAGGCGAGTGTATCATAGCAGAGGCCCCAACTATGTGTGGCACATCGACGGATACGATAAGCTTAAGCCATTTGGAATTGCAATAAGTGGATGTATTGACGGCTTCTCAAGGAGCGTTATATGGCTTGAAGCTTACAAGACAAATAATGACCCCAGAGTGATTGCTGGTTACTACATGGATGCCGTGATTCAACATGGTGGATGCCCTGATCGAGTGAGATTAGATTTAGGAACAGAAAACGTCCATGTGGCCCAGATGCAcaggtttttacatttttcagacaGTGATTCAGAAACTGATCATGTCACTTTTGGAGCAAGTACAGGAAATCAGCGTGTTGAAAGATGGTGGCTAATCTTACGAAGTCAGTGTGTCCAGTACTGGATCGACCTGTTTGACAAACTAAGAGAGGATGGACACTTTTCAGACTCGTTCTTGGACAAATCATTGGTCCAGTTCTGCTTTCTTCACATTATACAG GAGGAATTAAACGAAGTTGCTTTGGCTTGGAACGACCACAGAATACGCCCAGTCCACAACTCCCGCAGTCCTCATGGTCGACCGTCTTTTATGTATGCCCTCCCAGACATCTATGGAGCGAGAGACTGTCTCCAGCATGTCAATATGGAGAAAGTTGAAGCCTGCCTTGAAGAATGTGTGTTCAAAGACTTTCCATGTGATGAGGATGTCTTTCATCTCTGTGTAGAACTGATGGCTGAACATGCTCTGGGCttcacaaatgatgtgtttgatACAGTGGATCTGTATGTACAACTAAGGCAGCTCATGCTTGCTCAGTTGGAGACATTGCCTTAA
- the LOC115780212 gene encoding uncharacterized protein LOC115780212 isoform X1 has product MEDLTDFLRRREVSEEIIQTLENEKIDASVINLMSDEELKTYLPSYGDRLAVFGFCRRQGNSRKSTLFERLKTKLSKRKTSEDGSSTAQEHSEPTHKRNALKTKRKIEIGWMHYDEDADVFKQVRARRGGGTRKMVICKDAKKSDILQVAKDLFFPNGGNVRGPLTDFECDLKDYQEMTVDGGLTVGEMYNVTKLNILRFYLTTKKTQSSPGLQSSSQDQNSSSFTVATVSSFAPFEQVSPDVTQTVDTTDNNLSLSSMQAVSDNSSYSSDIVFVGPVSDSESINLDDTLVLTPQPGPTSERMKRVLVVHRGQVMPELISHFSANDLEDVDIKIQLVLPDGTPEKAYDHGGVVRDCLSEFWKEFYDQCTTGTAYKVPFLRHDFGQQEWESVGRIIAFGWATEKYLPVKIAPAILEQAAFGYVKSDIVENFLKFMPESERTVLEAWQSDFSSVDQEELVDILDNQSCRRMPTACNATEVLMELAHKTLVQEPAYVIEQWAKTLSTAGESLCDLSSVYEALQPNVRKVLGCFTFPETMTTHQKVIQKYLTTYVKNVEKQHLCLFLRFCTGSDLYLGKNIIVAFNELEGFQRRPVAHTCGCVLELSINYDSYPDFSSEMNRVLESNVWVMDII; this is encoded by the exons ATGGAAGACCTGACTGACTTCTTGAGACGAAGAGAAGTCTCTGAGGAAATAATACAAACCCTGGAGAATGAGAAG ATCGATGCCAGTGTTATAAATCTGATGTCAGATGAGGAGCTGAAGACTTATCTACCATCATATGGTGATCGCCTTGCAGTATTTGGATTTTGCAGACGGCAGGGCAACAGCCGAAAGTCGACGCTTTTTGAACGTCTGAAAACCAAAttgtccaaaagaaaaacatctgaagatggcagcagcacagcgCAAGAACATTCAGAACCAACCCATAAAAGAAATGCTctgaagacaaagagaaaaatagaaataggATGGATGCATTATGATGAAGATGCTGATGTTTTCAAGCAGGTTAGAGCTAGACGAGGAGGAGGGACAAGAAAAATGGTAATTTGCAAGGACGCTAAGAAAAGTGACATATTACAGGTTGCAAAAGATCTGTTCTTTCCAAATGGAGGAAATGTTCGGGGGCCCTTAACAGATTTTGAATGTGATCTAAAGGATTATCAAGAGATGACAGTTGATGGTGGATTAACAGTTGGAGAAATGTACAATGTTACAAAACTAAATATCCTTAGGTTTTACctgaccacaaaaaaaacccaaagcagCCCAGGTTTGCAATCATCTTCTCAAGACCAAAACTCCTCTTCTTTTACTGTTGCTACAGTTTCTTCATTTGCTCCTTTTGAACAAGTCAGCCCTGATGTGACACAAACTGTAGACACTACAGACAATAACCTTTCACTCTCTTCCATGCAGGCTGTAAGTGATAACTCTTCTTACAGCAgtgacattgtttttgttggacCCGTCTCTGACAGTGAGTCAATAAATTTGGACGACACCCTGGTTTTAACTCCACAACCTGGCCCAACCAGTGAGAGAATGAAAAGAGTACTAGTCGTTCACAGAGGGCAGGTAATGCCAGAgctcatttcacattttagtGCTAATGATCTCGAAGATGTTGACATTAAAATCCAGCTTGTACTGCCTGATGGAACACCTGAAAAAGCTTATGATCATGGAGGAGTTGTAAGAGACTGTCTTTCAGAATTCTGGAAGGAATTCTATGACCAGTGCACCACTGGAACTGCTTACAAAGTGCCCTTCTTAAGGCATGATTTTGGGCAGCAGGAGTGGGAGAGTGTGGGCAGAATCATTGCATTTGGATGGGCCACAGAGAAATATCTCCCTGTGAAAATTGCCCCTGCCATTCTGGAACAAGCTGCCTTTGGATATGTGAAGAGTGATATTGTGGAGAATTTTCTCAAGTTCATGCCTGAATCTGAGCGTACAGTGTTAGAGGCGTGGCAGTCAGATTTTAGCAGTGTGGACCAAGAAGAACTTGTAGACATACTTGATAACCAGAGCTGCAGAAGGATGCCAACAGCCTGCAATGCTACCGAAGTCCTAATGGAGCTTGCACACAAAACACTTGTCCAAGAGCCTGCCTATGTCATCGAACAGTGGGCGAAAACACTCAGCACTGCAGGTGAAAGCCTTTGTGATCTGTCTTCAGTATATGAAGCCCTCCAACCAAATGTGAGAAAGGTTCTCGGGTGTTTCACTTTTCCTGAAACAATGACGACCCATCAGAAGGTTATTCAGAAATACCTAACTACATATGTGAAGAATGTTGAGAAGCAACATTTGTGCTTGTTCCTTAGGTTTTGCACAGGTTCAGACTTATATCTTGGAAAGAACATCATTGTTGCATTTAACGAACTTGAAGGTTTCCAGAGGCGACCTGTGGCACACACATGTGGATGTGTACTGGAGCTGTCAATAAATTATGACAGCTATCCTGATTTTAGTTCTGAGATGAACAGAGTGTTGGAATCCAATGTGTGGGTCATGGACATTATCTAA
- the LOC115780212 gene encoding uncharacterized protein LOC115780212 isoform X2, translating to MSDEELKTYLPSYGDRLAVFGFCRRQGNSRKSTLFERLKTKLSKRKTSEDGSSTAQEHSEPTHKRNALKTKRKIEIGWMHYDEDADVFKQVRARRGGGTRKMVICKDAKKSDILQVAKDLFFPNGGNVRGPLTDFECDLKDYQEMTVDGGLTVGEMYNVTKLNILRFYLTTKKTQSSPGLQSSSQDQNSSSFTVATVSSFAPFEQVSPDVTQTVDTTDNNLSLSSMQAVSDNSSYSSDIVFVGPVSDSESINLDDTLVLTPQPGPTSERMKRVLVVHRGQVMPELISHFSANDLEDVDIKIQLVLPDGTPEKAYDHGGVVRDCLSEFWKEFYDQCTTGTAYKVPFLRHDFGQQEWESVGRIIAFGWATEKYLPVKIAPAILEQAAFGYVKSDIVENFLKFMPESERTVLEAWQSDFSSVDQEELVDILDNQSCRRMPTACNATEVLMELAHKTLVQEPAYVIEQWAKTLSTAGESLCDLSSVYEALQPNVRKVLGCFTFPETMTTHQKVIQKYLTTYVKNVEKQHLCLFLRFCTGSDLYLGKNIIVAFNELEGFQRRPVAHTCGCVLELSINYDSYPDFSSEMNRVLESNVWVMDII from the coding sequence ATGTCAGATGAGGAGCTGAAGACTTATCTACCATCATATGGTGATCGCCTTGCAGTATTTGGATTTTGCAGACGGCAGGGCAACAGCCGAAAGTCGACGCTTTTTGAACGTCTGAAAACCAAAttgtccaaaagaaaaacatctgaagatggcagcagcacagcgCAAGAACATTCAGAACCAACCCATAAAAGAAATGCTctgaagacaaagagaaaaatagaaataggATGGATGCATTATGATGAAGATGCTGATGTTTTCAAGCAGGTTAGAGCTAGACGAGGAGGAGGGACAAGAAAAATGGTAATTTGCAAGGACGCTAAGAAAAGTGACATATTACAGGTTGCAAAAGATCTGTTCTTTCCAAATGGAGGAAATGTTCGGGGGCCCTTAACAGATTTTGAATGTGATCTAAAGGATTATCAAGAGATGACAGTTGATGGTGGATTAACAGTTGGAGAAATGTACAATGTTACAAAACTAAATATCCTTAGGTTTTACctgaccacaaaaaaaacccaaagcagCCCAGGTTTGCAATCATCTTCTCAAGACCAAAACTCCTCTTCTTTTACTGTTGCTACAGTTTCTTCATTTGCTCCTTTTGAACAAGTCAGCCCTGATGTGACACAAACTGTAGACACTACAGACAATAACCTTTCACTCTCTTCCATGCAGGCTGTAAGTGATAACTCTTCTTACAGCAgtgacattgtttttgttggacCCGTCTCTGACAGTGAGTCAATAAATTTGGACGACACCCTGGTTTTAACTCCACAACCTGGCCCAACCAGTGAGAGAATGAAAAGAGTACTAGTCGTTCACAGAGGGCAGGTAATGCCAGAgctcatttcacattttagtGCTAATGATCTCGAAGATGTTGACATTAAAATCCAGCTTGTACTGCCTGATGGAACACCTGAAAAAGCTTATGATCATGGAGGAGTTGTAAGAGACTGTCTTTCAGAATTCTGGAAGGAATTCTATGACCAGTGCACCACTGGAACTGCTTACAAAGTGCCCTTCTTAAGGCATGATTTTGGGCAGCAGGAGTGGGAGAGTGTGGGCAGAATCATTGCATTTGGATGGGCCACAGAGAAATATCTCCCTGTGAAAATTGCCCCTGCCATTCTGGAACAAGCTGCCTTTGGATATGTGAAGAGTGATATTGTGGAGAATTTTCTCAAGTTCATGCCTGAATCTGAGCGTACAGTGTTAGAGGCGTGGCAGTCAGATTTTAGCAGTGTGGACCAAGAAGAACTTGTAGACATACTTGATAACCAGAGCTGCAGAAGGATGCCAACAGCCTGCAATGCTACCGAAGTCCTAATGGAGCTTGCACACAAAACACTTGTCCAAGAGCCTGCCTATGTCATCGAACAGTGGGCGAAAACACTCAGCACTGCAGGTGAAAGCCTTTGTGATCTGTCTTCAGTATATGAAGCCCTCCAACCAAATGTGAGAAAGGTTCTCGGGTGTTTCACTTTTCCTGAAACAATGACGACCCATCAGAAGGTTATTCAGAAATACCTAACTACATATGTGAAGAATGTTGAGAAGCAACATTTGTGCTTGTTCCTTAGGTTTTGCACAGGTTCAGACTTATATCTTGGAAAGAACATCATTGTTGCATTTAACGAACTTGAAGGTTTCCAGAGGCGACCTGTGGCACACACATGTGGATGTGTACTGGAGCTGTCAATAAATTATGACAGCTATCCTGATTTTAGTTCTGAGATGAACAGAGTGTTGGAATCCAATGTGTGGGTCATGGACATTATCTAA